One segment of Belonocnema kinseyi isolate 2016_QV_RU_SX_M_011 chromosome 7, B_treatae_v1, whole genome shotgun sequence DNA contains the following:
- the LOC117176540 gene encoding trypsin 5G1-like has protein sequence MRHAVRAIRRHPDAFKEKYNSDLALLEIFPAIRLEHPSDRIVLHNASVPVPPNTSVTTSGWGTISAQRTYSEVLRSITVPTISVRRCKRKHNNQMYITNKNICTYDPRKNKYAGMGDAGNPLVFHNQLIGVLSEYEQNGKPDIFVNLDHPQHRAWIVTTLLQIA, from the exons ATGCGTCACGCTGTTCGAGCAATTCGACGACATCCAGATGCATTTAAAGAAAAGTACAATAGCGATCtagctttgttagaaatttttccaGCCATCAGGTTGGAACATCCCAGTGATAGAATAGTTCTTCATAATGCATCTGTACCTGTCCCACCAAATACTTCTGTTACTACTAGTGGATGGGGGACGATCAGTGCTCAACG AACTTATTCAGAAGTATTACGATCAATCACAGTTCCTACAATCAGCGTCAGGCGGTGTAAACGTAAACATAACAATCAAATgtacattacaaataaaaatatttgtacttaTGATCCACGTAAGAATAAATATGCTGGAATGGGTGATGCTGGAAATCCTCTAGTATTCCACAATCAACTGATTGGCGTTTTATCTGAGTACGAGCAAAATGGAAAACCggacatttttgtgaatttagatCATCCTCAACATAGAGCCTGGATTGTTACAACACTTCTGCAAATTGCATGa